The Musa acuminata AAA Group cultivar baxijiao chromosome BXJ1-3, Cavendish_Baxijiao_AAA, whole genome shotgun sequence genome window below encodes:
- the LOC135626770 gene encoding aspartic proteinase 36-like, with product MARARDRVAPLSFLPGLLFLASLAAGDGSPEPFLQTLTGGGVPSAMVLPLVLSYANSSRRSNVGRRFGRRQLQREDPSTATARMRLYDDLLTNGYYTTRLYIGTPPQKFALIVDSGSTVTYVPCSSCEQCGNHQDPRFQPDMSSTYDPLKCNVDCTCDKENMQCLYERQYAEMSSSSGLLGVDFISFGKESALKPQRATFGCETSESGDLFSQHADGIMGLGRGQLSIMDQLVDKGVISDSFSLCYGGMDIGGGAMVLGGITPPHGMIYARSNPGRSPYYNIDLKEIHVAGKPLRLNSKIFNGNHGTVLDSGTTYAYLPEEAFRAFRDAMMSKLHSLKQIRGPDPNYKDICFSGAGSDVSELSKTFPEVEMVFGNGQKLSLSPENYLFRHSKVRGAYCLGVFQNGKDPTTLLGGIVVRNTLVTYDRQNERIGFWKTNCSVLSERLHSNEAPAPAPSVFSGSNLSIEESPAPSPIGLVDSVLAGQFRVGVITFDMFLNISYVDLVPHIKELAELIANELEVASDQVHFMNNTDNGNGTLIRWAIFPEGSSSSFSNSTAMGIISRLTEHRVRLPENFGSYKLVEWNLEPPSRRSWWKRHLVAVAIGVSMLLLLSFSTFLVWYMRRRRIRGPGAYRSVDDAVPEQELQPM from the exons ATGGCGCGCGCGAGGGATCGGGTCGCGCCCCTCTCCTTCCTCCCCGGCCTCCTCTTCCTCGCGTCCCTCGCTGCGGGCGATGGATCACCGGAGCCCTTCCTCCAGACCCTCACCGGAGGTGGCGTGCCCTCggcgatggtgctgcctctcgtccTCTCTTACGCTAATTCCAGTCGCAGGTCCAACGTAGGCAGGCGTTTCGGCCGCCGGCAGCTCCAGAGGGAGGACCCCTCCACCGCCACCGCTCGCATGCGGCTCTACGATGATCTCCTCACCAACGG ATATTACACGACGCGCCTCTATATCGGAACGCCACCTCAAAAATTCGCACTGATCGTTGATTCGGGGAGCACGGTCACGTACGTTCCTTGCTCCTCTTGTGAGCAATGTGGCAATCATCAG GACCCTAGGTTTCAGCCTGATATGTCAAGCACATACGACCCATTAAAATGCAATGTTGATTGTACATGCGACAAGGAGAATATGCAGTGTCTTTATGAGAGGCAGTATGCCGAAATGAGCTCCAGCAGCGGGTTGCTTGGGGTGGATTTTATATCATTTGGCAAAGAAAGTGCACTTAAGCCACAACGTGCTACTTTTGGCTGTGAAACTTCTGAATCAGGTGATTTGTTCAGTCAACATGCTGATGGCATAATGGGACTGGGCCGTGGCCAGCTCAGTATCATGGATCAGCTTGTTGACAAAGGTGTTATAAGTGATTCATTTTCTTTGTGCTATGGTGGTATGGATATTGGTGGGGGTGCAATGGTTCTTGGTGGAATCACACCACCTCATGGCATGATTTACGCCCGTTCAAACCCTGGACGCAG CCCATATTACAACATCGACCTGAAGGAAATTCATGTAGCTGGCAAGCCGTTGCGATTAAATTCAAAGATATTCAATGGCAATCATGGAACTGTATTGGATAGTGGAACCACATATGCTTATCTACCAGAGGAGGCTTTCAGAGCATTCAGAGATGCT ATGATGAGTAAGCTACATTCTCTGAAGCAAATTCGTGGACCAGATCCAAACTATAAAGATATTTGCTTTTCAGGTGCTGGAAG TGATGTTTCAGAACTCTCGAAGACCTTTCCTGAGGTTGAAATGGTATTTGGAAATGGACAAAAGCTTTCTCTTTCTCCAGAGAATTACTTGTTTCGG CACTCAAAGGTTCGTGGTGCTTATTGCCTCGGTGTCTTTCAAAATGGAAAAGACCCAACAACACTTTTGGGTG GAATCGTTGTCCGCAATACTCTTGTAACCTATGATCGTCAGAATGAAAGGATTGGATTCTGGAAAACTAACTGTTCTGTGTTATCGGAGAGATTACATAGTAATGAAGCTCCTGCACCGGCACCTTCAGTTTTCTCTGGTTCCAATTTAAGCATAGAAGAGTCACCAGCTCCTTCTCCTATTGGACTAGTGGACTCTGTACTAGCAG GTCAATTCCGAGTGGGGGTCATAACCTTTGACATGTTCTTGAATATTTCTTATGTGGACCTTGTGCCCCACATAAAGGAACTAGCAGAGCTAATAGCAAACGAGTTGGAGGTTGCTTCAGATCAG GTTCATTTTATGAATAATACCGATAATGGGAATGGTACCTTGATAAGATGGGCTATTTTTCCCGAAGGATCCTCTAGTTCATTCTCTAATTCAACAGCAATG GGAATAATATCTCGGTTGACTGAACACCGTGTTCGCCTTCCTGAAAATTTTGGAAGCTATAAATTGGTTGAATGGAATCTTGAGCCTCCTTCGAGAAG ATCATGGTGGAAGCGACATTTGGTTGCTGTAGCAATCGGTGTTTCCATGCTGCTGCTGCTTAGCTTCTCAACCTTCCTGGTTTGGTACATGCGGAGACGGAGAATTAGAGGGCCGGGTGCATACAGGTCAGTGGATGATGCTGTTCCAGAACAAGAACTCCAGCCTATGTGA
- the LOC135626776 gene encoding lysine-rich arabinogalactan protein 18-like, giving the protein MDRLRAVFCIALLCLAASDSAAQSPAAAPTTSAAAPSKSATPAPAKAPTKPTTPAPAAAPTKAATPSIAPVAAPTTTPPATAPTTPAPTTPATVAAPAKAPSAATPTSTPPSPAPVTSPPAPPPTTLLPPAASPIPSTPVPAAAPPKVAETPAPTPSKKKKKKTKKHAAAPAPGPPAPSSESPASSSEAASPGPSVAADQTSGAATARGLLVWVMALLLGFAVVLA; this is encoded by the exons atGGATCGCCTCCGAGCAGTCTTCTGCATCGCCCTCCTCTGCCTCGCGGCCTCCGACTCCGCCGCACAGTCCCCCGCGGCCGCTCCCACCACCTCCGCCGCTGCCCCCTCCAAGTCGGCCACACCGGCACCCGCCAAAGCTCCCACCAAGCCCACCACCCCAGCCCCCGCTGCCGCGCCCACCAAGGCAGCCACCCCCTCCATCGCCCCCGTAGCCGCTCCCACCACCACGCCCCCCGCCACGGCTCCCACCACACCTGCTCCTACCACCCCCGCCACCGTCGCGGCCCCCGCCAAGGCGCCCTCGGCGGCAACCCCGACCTCGACGCCGCCGTCGCCGGCGCCGGTGACGTCCCCGCCCGCACCTCCGCCAACTACGTTGCTGCCTCCCGCGGCTTCCCCCATCCCATCGACCCCGGTCCCGGCCGCGGCGCCGCCGAAGGTCGCGGAGACGCCCGCCCCAACGccgagcaagaagaagaagaagaagacgaagaagcacGCCGCTGCCCCCGCTCCGGGCCCTCCGGCTCCGTCCTCCGAATCACCGGCTAGCTCGTCCGAGGCTGCCTCCCCGGGACCCAGCGTCGCCGCCGACCAGAca AGTGGTGCAGCGACGGCA